One genomic region from Arenicella chitinivorans encodes:
- a CDS encoding DNA-binding protein: MPQSKILVDTNAYLRLAKTIRPLLFVPFGDNEYCLYILPELNDELGTRKLQSKFPWVDDEEFAENRKHFPQIGKKQKKSIQQIFEYVWDHVQTELSGPSRVDAWYIAYALELGVPLVTDDQDMTELAKAFDAQVMPTLELLKIMLDCGHTDMKTINGLVEYWKYFSDMPANFKADYQRLFGDQ, translated from the coding sequence ATGCCGCAATCGAAAATCCTCGTTGATACCAACGCCTACCTAAGGTTGGCCAAAACCATACGCCCCTTACTGTTTGTGCCCTTTGGTGACAACGAGTATTGCCTGTACATTCTGCCTGAACTGAATGACGAGCTCGGTACCAGAAAACTGCAAAGTAAGTTCCCATGGGTGGATGACGAGGAATTCGCCGAGAATCGCAAACACTTCCCCCAAATCGGCAAGAAGCAAAAGAAGTCCATCCAGCAAATCTTCGAATACGTATGGGATCATGTACAAACTGAATTATCTGGGCCGTCCCGTGTAGATGCCTGGTATATCGCCTATGCATTGGAATTGGGTGTTCCGCTAGTGACGGACGATCAGGATATGACCGAGCTGGCTAAAGCCTTCGATGCGCAAGTCATGCCAACCTTAGAGCTGCTCAAAATCATGCTGGACTGTGGCCATACAGACATGAAGACCATCAACGGCCTGGTCGAGTACTGGAAGTACTTTTCAGACATGCCTGCCAACTTCAAGGCCGACTACCAGCGCCTGTTTGGCGATCAATAA
- a CDS encoding restriction endonuclease subunit S, with translation MSWSEMSLDQLGFVSRGRSRHRPRDAAHLYGGQYPFVQTGDVKHAGLYLTDYSQTYSEEGLAQSKLWPVGTLCITIAANIADTSILAIDACFPDSVIGFIPYPEKADARFIKYLFDAVLKLQYRQFTQGAAQDNLSQAKLLALKFLVPDDVTEQTRIADFIATYDDLIENNRRRIQLLEESARLLYQEWFVHLRFPGHEQVKIIDGVPEGWEPTLVPDVIDVNPRTPVEKGKEIWYVPMSSLSETAMTANTADFERRTKHTNVKFKKNDVLLARITPCLENGKTGYAYFLAEDEVACGSTEFIVLRGNRVPSEFVYCLARSYPFRENAIKSMTGSSGRQRVQNSCFDKYAVPLPPKSILDEFVQVVQNNFDQVRNLMAQNAKLAQARDLLLPKLMSGELTV, from the coding sequence ATGAGTTGGTCTGAAATGTCACTAGATCAGCTAGGGTTTGTATCCAGAGGTCGATCTAGGCACAGGCCAAGAGATGCCGCTCATTTGTATGGTGGTCAGTATCCGTTTGTGCAGACAGGAGATGTGAAGCACGCTGGGCTGTATCTAACAGATTACTCCCAAACTTACAGTGAAGAAGGCCTTGCACAAAGTAAGTTATGGCCGGTTGGTACTCTGTGTATAACGATTGCCGCAAATATTGCGGATACATCCATTCTTGCTATCGATGCTTGTTTTCCTGATAGCGTAATAGGGTTTATTCCTTATCCAGAGAAAGCAGACGCCCGTTTTATAAAATACCTTTTTGATGCTGTATTGAAGTTACAGTATCGGCAATTCACACAGGGAGCGGCGCAGGATAATCTGAGTCAAGCAAAGCTGCTGGCATTGAAATTCTTGGTGCCAGACGACGTAACGGAGCAGACGAGAATTGCCGACTTTATCGCGACCTACGACGACCTCATCGAAAACAACCGCCGCCGCATTCAGTTGCTGGAAGAATCCGCTCGCCTGCTGTATCAGGAATGGTTTGTTCACCTGCGCTTCCCCGGCCATGAGCAAGTTAAGATTATCGATGGTGTGCCGGAGGGGTGGGAGCCGACTCTCGTGCCAGATGTGATTGACGTTAATCCGAGAACCCCTGTCGAAAAAGGTAAAGAGATTTGGTATGTGCCCATGTCATCACTCTCCGAAACAGCGATGACAGCTAACACGGCTGATTTTGAGAGGCGAACCAAACACACCAACGTTAAATTCAAAAAGAATGACGTCTTGTTAGCCCGGATTACTCCATGTTTGGAGAACGGTAAAACAGGCTATGCCTATTTCCTTGCTGAAGATGAAGTGGCTTGTGGGTCTACAGAGTTCATCGTATTAAGAGGAAATCGAGTACCTTCGGAATTTGTCTACTGTTTAGCTCGATCTTATCCGTTTCGAGAGAACGCAATTAAAAGCATGACGGGTTCATCTGGTCGCCAGAGAGTCCAGAATTCTTGCTTTGACAAATATGCTGTTCCCTTGCCCCCAAAGAGCATTTTGGATGAATTCGTACAGGTAGTTCAGAACAACTTCGATCAGGTTCGAAATTTAATGGCACAGAATGCCAAGCTAGCCCAAGCCCGCGACCTGCTGCTACCCAAACTTATGAGCGGCGAGCTGACTGTCTAA
- a CDS encoding RecQ family ATP-dependent DNA helicase — protein MNRAQAQQLLQTALANPAAEFRDGQWEAIDALVNHRQKLLVVQRTGWGKSSVYFISTKIFRDRGMGPTIIVSPLLALMRNQIESAQRLGIVAATMNSTNQNDWQEVTQRILNNQVDCLLISPERLANDNFIETVLQPIADRIALMVIDEAHCISDWGHDFRPDYRRIVNILRQLPANTPVLGTTATANNRVVADIQTQLGNIQIHRGPLTRESLALQTMVLPDQASRLAWLAQVIPSLRGTGIVYTLTVRDAEQVAEWLVANGIDAKAYHGSVEADGFENSNAFRQHLEELLLNNQLKVLVATTALGMGYDKPDLSFVIHYQAPGSIVAYYQQVGRAGRGIDHAVGVLMSGVEDQDIHQFFRDSAFPSEDHVNEILQVLENSDGLSLRSIEEQTNLRHGQIEKVLKLLSVENPAPVIKDGSRWVRTPVRYQMDHARIAHLTGQRVQEWQEVQAYLNDAGCKMTFLRRALDDHDPTPCGKCSSCLGRPVINAPVDPALAHHAGTFLKHAEMVITPKAQVAANAFLEYGFRGNLPQPLRAQEGRVLSRWGDAGWGRTVADKKHAGRFSDELVEAMAEMIQQRWQPDPAPQWVCCVPSRNHPELVPDFARRLAARLGLPFVDAVSKVRDNQPQKGQQNRFHQCRNLDGAFAIDQPLPDTPVLLVDDIVDSGWTLTVIAALLQQAGCGVVYPVALASSSVKD, from the coding sequence ATGAACCGTGCCCAAGCCCAACAACTACTACAAACCGCGCTAGCCAATCCCGCCGCCGAATTCCGTGATGGCCAGTGGGAGGCGATTGATGCCTTGGTGAATCATCGGCAGAAGCTATTAGTGGTACAACGTACCGGTTGGGGTAAAAGCTCGGTCTATTTTATCAGCACCAAAATCTTCCGCGACAGAGGTATGGGACCCACCATTATTGTTTCGCCCTTGCTGGCTTTGATGCGCAATCAGATCGAGTCAGCGCAGCGTTTGGGCATTGTTGCTGCAACCATGAACTCCACCAATCAAAACGATTGGCAGGAGGTGACTCAACGGATTTTGAATAATCAAGTCGACTGCTTACTTATTTCCCCTGAGCGATTGGCTAACGACAACTTTATCGAAACAGTCTTACAGCCTATTGCGGATCGTATCGCCCTGATGGTGATTGACGAAGCACACTGTATTTCTGACTGGGGTCATGACTTTCGACCCGACTATCGCCGTATCGTGAATATTCTTCGTCAGTTGCCCGCCAATACACCAGTACTGGGTACTACGGCAACGGCGAATAACCGTGTCGTTGCGGATATTCAAACTCAGCTTGGAAATATTCAAATTCACCGTGGCCCTTTGACCCGGGAAAGCCTCGCATTACAAACCATGGTGCTGCCAGATCAGGCGTCCCGTTTGGCCTGGTTAGCCCAGGTGATCCCGTCGTTGCGGGGCACGGGGATTGTTTACACCTTAACAGTGCGTGACGCGGAGCAAGTCGCTGAATGGTTGGTTGCGAATGGCATAGACGCTAAGGCATATCACGGCAGTGTTGAAGCCGATGGTTTTGAAAACAGCAACGCCTTCCGCCAGCATCTGGAAGAGTTGCTACTCAACAACCAGTTAAAGGTATTGGTGGCCACCACAGCGTTGGGGATGGGTTACGACAAACCGGATTTAAGCTTTGTAATCCACTATCAAGCACCGGGTTCTATCGTTGCCTATTACCAACAAGTGGGCCGTGCCGGGCGTGGTATTGATCACGCAGTTGGCGTATTGATGTCGGGTGTAGAAGATCAGGATATTCATCAGTTTTTCCGCGACTCGGCCTTTCCTTCAGAGGATCACGTGAATGAAATTTTGCAGGTTTTGGAAAACAGCGATGGATTGTCACTGCGCAGCATTGAAGAGCAAACAAACTTACGTCACGGTCAGATTGAAAAAGTGCTGAAGCTTCTGAGTGTGGAAAACCCGGCTCCTGTCATCAAAGACGGCAGCCGCTGGGTTAGAACGCCCGTGCGGTATCAAATGGATCATGCCCGAATTGCACACTTAACCGGGCAGCGTGTGCAGGAATGGCAGGAGGTTCAGGCGTATCTGAATGATGCTGGCTGCAAAATGACCTTCTTGCGAAGGGCGCTGGACGATCACGATCCTACGCCATGCGGTAAATGTTCGTCTTGCTTGGGCCGGCCTGTTATCAATGCACCAGTTGATCCCGCTTTGGCGCATCACGCAGGCACCTTCCTCAAACATGCGGAAATGGTGATCACTCCAAAAGCACAGGTAGCGGCCAATGCCTTTCTGGAATACGGCTTTCGCGGCAATCTACCCCAACCACTTCGAGCACAGGAGGGCCGTGTTTTATCCCGCTGGGGTGATGCCGGTTGGGGACGGACGGTTGCCGATAAAAAACATGCAGGGCGTTTCAGTGATGAATTGGTTGAGGCTATGGCGGAAATGATTCAACAGCGTTGGCAGCCCGACCCTGCTCCTCAGTGGGTGTGCTGCGTGCCGTCGCGAAATCATCCAGAATTGGTGCCGGATTTTGCACGCCGTCTGGCTGCGCGATTGGGTCTGCCGTTTGTGGATGCGGTTAGCAAAGTCAGAGACAATCAGCCGCAAAAAGGCCAACAGAATCGCTTCCACCAGTGCCGCAACTTGGATGGTGCGTTTGCGATTGATCAGCCGTTACCTGACACACCGGTTCTGTTGGTGGATGACATAGTGGACTCCGGTTGGACGCTAACGGTGATCGCAGCACTCTTACAGCAAGCAGGCTGCGGTGTGGTTTACCCCGTCGCGCTGGCTTCATCTTCGGTGAAAGACTAA
- a CDS encoding class I SAM-dependent DNA methyltransferase, with amino-acid sequence MAQLENIEAIEKRLWKSADTLRANSELASNEYFLPVMGLIFLRHAYSRYLAVKDEIVATLPSRGGKTRELTKEDFSKKSAIYLEPEAQFDYLIALTDADNRAEAIIHAMESIEADYTNLRNQLPKQEYNNIPNDVLGMLLRTLNPEELKKATGDIFGRIYEYFLTQFADQGAHDGGEFFTPVSLVQLLVNVIEPDHGKIFDPACGSGGMFVQSAHFMERHAQDPHELTFYGHEKNRVTTRLAKMNLAVHGLEGNVEGGEAAITYYNDPHEGLFGTVDYVMANPPFNVDEVDADKIKGDKHRLPFGLPGVNKNKKVSNANYLWIQYFYSYLNDTGRAGFVMSSQASSAGRDEAKVREQLVKSSHVDIMVDIRGNFFYTRSVPCQLWFLNKNKPAHLKDKVLMLDARNVYRKVTRKIYDFSPEQQQNLTAVVWLYRGEGERFVELIKHYTDKSIFEARDCEKSEELACEPIPDFITQLGKLSQAFQPFMDKLEQDGTSVEPYVDFLNAKGSVEGGWSAFQILTNDLQKWWNEYEYNDAASLLDFIDKDVCLKDLAEQSRNLIKEIDLAYKLATRVIELAEANNAKDSELWDNSVLNSRGHGSKKGNLKKSADQARKLAVEQLKQVRYFYKQAHWLLSRFPEGKLCDVEGLVKLVDIKDIEAADWSLTPGRYVGVAPEEVDEDFDFEETLHDIHIELQGLNTEATELAEKIARNFEELGV; translated from the coding sequence ATGGCACAACTGGAAAACATCGAAGCAATTGAAAAACGCCTGTGGAAATCGGCTGATACCCTACGCGCCAACTCCGAGCTAGCCAGTAACGAATACTTTTTGCCGGTGATGGGGCTGATCTTTCTGCGCCATGCCTACAGCCGCTATCTGGCGGTAAAAGACGAGATTGTCGCCACGCTGCCCAGTCGCGGAGGTAAAACCCGCGAGCTTACAAAAGAAGACTTCTCTAAAAAGAGCGCTATCTATCTAGAGCCCGAAGCGCAGTTTGATTACTTGATTGCCCTGACGGATGCCGATAATCGCGCCGAAGCCATCATTCATGCCATGGAGTCTATCGAGGCCGACTACACCAATCTTCGCAATCAGCTGCCGAAGCAGGAATACAACAACATTCCCAACGACGTGTTGGGCATGTTGCTGCGTACGCTAAACCCGGAAGAATTGAAAAAGGCTACGGGCGATATTTTTGGCCGTATTTACGAGTATTTTCTTACCCAATTTGCCGATCAGGGCGCGCACGATGGCGGTGAATTTTTTACGCCTGTGTCATTAGTGCAATTATTGGTGAATGTGATTGAACCCGACCACGGCAAAATATTTGACCCGGCTTGCGGATCTGGAGGCATGTTCGTACAAAGCGCCCACTTTATGGAGCGTCACGCGCAAGATCCGCATGAACTCACCTTTTACGGACACGAGAAAAACCGCGTCACCACACGCCTAGCCAAAATGAACCTCGCAGTACATGGCCTTGAAGGTAATGTGGAAGGTGGTGAAGCCGCCATTACCTACTATAACGACCCTCACGAAGGCCTGTTCGGCACTGTCGACTATGTAATGGCTAACCCACCCTTTAATGTGGATGAAGTCGACGCCGATAAAATTAAAGGCGATAAGCATCGCTTGCCTTTTGGCTTGCCGGGAGTGAATAAAAACAAAAAAGTTAGCAATGCCAACTACCTTTGGATTCAGTACTTTTATAGCTATTTGAACGACACGGGCCGGGCGGGATTTGTTATGTCATCCCAGGCTTCCAGCGCCGGGCGGGACGAAGCTAAGGTGCGTGAGCAATTAGTTAAGTCTAGTCATGTGGATATCATGGTCGATATTCGCGGCAACTTTTTTTACACACGTTCTGTGCCATGCCAGCTGTGGTTTTTAAATAAAAACAAGCCCGCGCATCTAAAAGACAAAGTGTTAATGTTGGATGCCCGCAACGTCTACCGCAAAGTCACCCGCAAGATTTACGATTTCAGCCCCGAGCAGCAGCAGAACCTGACCGCCGTGGTCTGGCTCTACCGTGGCGAAGGCGAGCGTTTTGTTGAATTGATAAAACACTACACCGACAAGTCAATTTTCGAAGCTCGCGATTGCGAAAAGTCTGAAGAATTAGCCTGCGAGCCGATACCCGACTTTATCACTCAGTTGGGAAAACTTAGCCAAGCCTTTCAACCTTTTATGGACAAGCTGGAGCAAGACGGCACCAGTGTTGAGCCCTATGTCGACTTCCTCAATGCCAAGGGCTCGGTCGAAGGCGGTTGGTCCGCGTTTCAAATCCTGACCAACGACCTGCAAAAATGGTGGAACGAATACGAGTATAACGATGCTGCCAGTCTGCTGGACTTTATCGATAAAGATGTCTGCCTGAAAGACTTGGCCGAACAAAGTCGCAATCTGATTAAAGAAATCGATCTCGCCTACAAACTGGCAACCCGCGTAATTGAACTGGCCGAAGCCAATAACGCCAAAGACAGCGAACTGTGGGATAACAGCGTACTAAATAGCCGTGGTCACGGTTCTAAAAAGGGTAACCTGAAAAAAAGCGCCGATCAGGCCCGCAAGCTCGCCGTAGAGCAACTCAAACAAGTACGCTACTTCTACAAGCAAGCCCATTGGTTATTAAGCCGCTTCCCGGAAGGCAAGCTGTGCGATGTAGAAGGCCTGGTCAAACTGGTGGATATTAAAGATATAGAAGCTGCCGACTGGAGCCTGACGCCCGGCCGCTATGTGGGTGTGGCGCCGGAAGAAGTGGATGAGGACTTCGATTTTGAAGAAACCTTGCACGATATTCATATTGAGCTCCAAGGCTTAAATACCGAAGCCACAGAGTTAGCTGAAAAAATTGCCCGGAACTTCGAGGAGTTGGGGGTATGA
- a CDS encoding helix-turn-helix domain-containing protein, with product MSDPILTIKDVADYLKVNERTIYRLAASGELPGFKVGNSWRFKQSELEQYIAAQHNRAGVCELTKSPSSKSEDN from the coding sequence ATGAGCGACCCCATATTGACCATCAAAGACGTGGCCGATTACCTCAAGGTGAATGAACGGACCATATACCGTCTGGCCGCAAGTGGTGAACTACCGGGCTTTAAAGTGGGTAACTCCTGGCGATTCAAACAGAGCGAGCTGGAGCAATACATCGCCGCCCAGCACAACCGCGCCGGTGTCTGCGAACTAACTAAATCACCAAGCAGTAAATCAGAAGATAACTAG
- the ssb gene encoding single-stranded DNA-binding protein: MARGINKVIIVGNLGNDPEVRYGNNGAAIANISVATSESWKDKNTGEQVEKTEWHRIVMFNRLGEIAGEYLRKGSKVYIEGKLQTRKWQDQNGQDRYTTEIVANEMQMLDSRGDNMGQGGGGGYQSAPQQNRGGQQGGGQGYNAPQQQAPQQPAPDFDDDIPF, translated from the coding sequence ATGGCACGTGGTATTAACAAAGTAATTATCGTTGGCAACCTGGGCAATGACCCAGAGGTTCGTTATGGCAATAACGGCGCGGCCATCGCTAACATCAGTGTCGCAACATCGGAAAGTTGGAAAGACAAAAACACAGGTGAGCAAGTAGAAAAAACTGAATGGCACCGGATTGTGATGTTCAATCGCTTAGGTGAAATTGCCGGTGAATATCTACGTAAAGGTTCTAAAGTGTACATCGAGGGCAAACTGCAAACGCGCAAGTGGCAGGACCAAAATGGTCAGGATCGATACACAACTGAGATTGTTGCGAATGAAATGCAAATGCTGGATTCACGCGGCGACAATATGGGACAGGGCGGTGGCGGCGGCTACCAATCTGCACCACAACAAAATCGTGGCGGCCAACAAGGTGGTGGTCAAGGCTATAATGCACCGCAACAACAGGCCCCACAACAACCTGCACCGGATTTTGATGACGATATTCCGTTCTAG
- a CDS encoding helix-turn-helix domain-containing protein, whose product MQKRLNTDKAQQAIDMAGLTQTAVADALGVTKEAVSQWLLHKSFPRPNKLLQLGKLLNLSFDDLVINEDPHAPKVAFRKMRGTKTKDHHIEKAQEIGRFLRHLVPYLPFDTFEMPPVLKSPSCDYDYLRTVTVKVREDINLGPMECVDFTHLIRRFCELQAVVVPVMWGAKQRHENAVHIHLPDSGSTWVYLNLDTNIHDFKFWMAHELGHCLSPSLEGDDAEDFADAFAASLLYPHELAEQAYEVLVEKPSIAAKINTLKQMAEQQVISPNTILQQVNKYAKRLDRAEIKMGNSFFGAVTKFNQQFLNLSEALFGDNELDEHGHPSARDYIEKVEGAFETPFFDMLRKYLKERDKGPGYVQTVLDMPLLDARSIHAELT is encoded by the coding sequence ATGCAAAAAAGACTAAATACAGATAAAGCACAGCAGGCCATCGATATGGCAGGGTTAACCCAAACTGCCGTCGCTGATGCTTTAGGCGTAACCAAAGAAGCCGTTTCCCAGTGGCTTTTGCACAAGTCTTTTCCACGCCCCAACAAGCTACTTCAGTTAGGCAAATTGCTGAATCTCTCTTTTGATGATTTAGTCATCAACGAAGATCCGCATGCCCCGAAAGTGGCATTCCGCAAAATGCGCGGTACCAAAACAAAGGATCACCATATCGAAAAAGCGCAAGAGATTGGCCGCTTTTTGCGTCACCTCGTGCCCTATCTGCCGTTTGACACCTTTGAAATGCCGCCGGTACTCAAGTCGCCGAGCTGTGATTATGACTATCTTCGAACGGTAACAGTGAAAGTCAGAGAAGATATTAATCTTGGCCCGATGGAGTGTGTGGATTTCACGCATTTGATTCGCCGCTTCTGCGAACTGCAGGCCGTTGTGGTTCCCGTTATGTGGGGAGCAAAACAGCGTCATGAAAATGCGGTGCACATACACCTTCCTGACTCAGGAAGCACCTGGGTTTACCTGAATCTGGATACCAATATTCATGACTTCAAGTTCTGGATGGCACATGAGTTGGGGCACTGTCTTTCGCCAAGCCTTGAGGGCGATGATGCTGAAGATTTTGCCGATGCGTTCGCCGCGAGCTTGCTTTACCCTCATGAATTAGCGGAGCAGGCCTACGAAGTGTTGGTTGAAAAGCCGTCGATTGCTGCAAAGATCAATACGTTAAAGCAGATGGCAGAGCAGCAGGTAATTTCCCCAAATACTATCCTTCAGCAAGTTAACAAGTACGCAAAGCGGCTTGATAGAGCTGAAATTAAAATGGGTAATTCCTTTTTTGGTGCAGTAACCAAATTTAACCAGCAATTCCTAAATCTCAGCGAAGCCCTGTTTGGTGACAATGAGCTGGACGAACACGGCCACCCAAGCGCCCGTGACTACATCGAAAAAGTAGAAGGCGCATTTGAAACTCCTTTCTTCGATATGCTTCGAAAATATCTAAAAGAGCGCGATAAAGGGCCAGGTTATGTTCAAACTGTGCTGGATATGCCACTCCTCGATGCACGGAGTATCCACGCAGAGTTGACCTGA